TCTATGGGGAAAGTTCCAGATCCACACATTGGGTCTATAACATTGGTTTTTTTGTCCCAACCTGAAAGCAAAATAATTCCGGCAGCTAACACTTCACTGATTGGAGCTTCAACTTGTTCGGTGCGATAGTTACGTTTACCAAGCATTACACCCGAACTGTCTAAAGAGACTATTACCATTGTTCCGCTGATATGAATATTAATGCGAACATCTGGATTTTCTGTATCAACCGAAGGTCGTAGCTCAGTACTATCACGGAAACGGTCAACAATTGCATCTTTTGTCTTTAGTGCCACATATTGAGAATGTGTAAAGATGTTACTATTTACAACCGAATCGACTGCAAACGATTTTTTTATGGATAAATAGTTTTCCCACCCAAACCGTTTGATGTTTGAATATAGTTGTCTTTCGTCGTTCGCACGGAAAGCATGTATTGGTTTTAATATTTTAATGGCGGTGCGCAGCCATAAGTTGCTTTTGTATAATAAACTGTTGTCGCCACGAAATTTAACAGCGCGGTTTAAAACAGAAATATCGGTTGCTCCTATAGCGTTCAACTCCTCTGCCAGCACGTTTTCAAGCCCGTAAAGTGTTGTCGCTATTATGTCAAATTTTTCCAATTTTCAGTTTAGTTAAT
This region of Bacteroidales bacterium genomic DNA includes:
- a CDS encoding class I SAM-dependent RNA methyltransferase; this encodes MEKFDIIATTLYGLENVLAEELNAIGATDISVLNRAVKFRGDNSLLYKSNLWLRTAIKILKPIHAFRANDERQLYSNIKRFGWENYLSIKKSFAVDSVVNSNIFTHSQYVALKTKDAIVDRFRDSTELRPSVDTENPDVRINIHISGTMVIVSLDSSGVMLGKRNYRTEQVEAPISEVLAAGIILLSGWDKKTNVIDPMCGSGTFPIEAAMIAANIAPGLNRKFNFETWLDFDKQLFDKIKKEAVEKQISSSAQIYGSDIDKKAISISINNARRAGVRDIIKFENKDFFDSENNNKPAFVFMNPPYDERLQIEKVEEFYDEIGSQLKHHYQDNEAWIISSNFDAINHFGLKAEKKIKLFNGKLECRLLHYKMYEGSKKNKDKA